A genomic region of Arachis hypogaea cultivar Tifrunner chromosome 5, arahy.Tifrunner.gnm2.J5K5, whole genome shotgun sequence contains the following coding sequences:
- the LOC112803643 gene encoding uncharacterized protein isoform X5 — MMRLKVEDQAGTFMASLVIGFLSKRKNIPLLQITSDLLLFILPMDDYLPSADLIGGSIILQDTPIINANFILSGCLDIGDPVYTCLYCGASFWLLERVEKQSRINQPLFTLCCFQEKIQLPYLQKAPDLLYNLIHGHDSKSLQFQKKIQYYNSMFAFTSLGGKVIDSVNDGTGPPQFIISGQNYHRIGSLLPQAGQVPKFAQLYIYDTEHELTHRERIFGQSSNIDRQLIIDLTQMIDQHNPIAQSFRRVREFHENHPSQMFSLKLFSQRERDRRVYNYPSCDEVAALVVGDFDSSDTGRDVIVKSATGQLQRIYETHALYWPLQYPLLFPYGEDGYQLGIPYRDIQDINVAGRRTRVSMREFICFRLQMREDEDSIIHKSRRLFQQFVVDSFSMIESQRLYEIRKKQSTIRGEVLQGIEEAMRRGDTEASSIGTRVILPSSFTGGKRYMFNNCQDAMAICKHFGYPDLFLTLTCNPNWPEFQRYTNRDQVPIADRPDIACRVFHVKMKCLLNDLKNGVFFLSS, encoded by the exons ATGATGAGGCTGAAAGTTGAAGACCAAG CAGGTACTTTCATGGCCTCTCTGGTTATAGGTTTTCTTTCAAAAAGGAAAAACATTCCCCTTCTACAAATCACGTCAGATCTCCTGCTCTTCATTCTTCCGATGGATGATTATCTGCCTTCTGCAGATTTGATTG gggGATCAATTATTTTGCAAGATACTCCAATTATTAATGCCAATTTCATATTATCAG GTTGTCTCGATATTGGTGACCCTGTGTATACTTGTCTATATTGTGGTGCGTCGTTTTGGTTACTAGAGCGGGTTGAAAAACAGTCAAGAATTAATCAGCCTCTTTTTACACTTTGTTGTTTTCAAGAAAAAATTCAATTACCGTATCTTCAGAAAGCTCcagatttattatataatttgattcaTGGTCATGATAGTAAGTCTTTACAGTTTCAGAAGAAAATTCAGTATTATAATAGTATGTTTGCTTTCACTTCTCTTGGTGGTAAAGTAATAGACTCAGTGAATGATGGAACTGGCCCACCACAATTCATCATAAGTGGTCAAAATTATCATAGGATTGGAAGTTTATTACCTCAGGCTGGTCAAGTTCCGAAATTTGCCCAATTATACATATATGACACAGAACATGAGTTAACGCATAGAGAAAGAATATTTGG gCAAAGTTCAAATATAGATAGACAGCTGATAATTGATTTGACCCAAATGATTGATCAACACAATCCCATAGCACAATCATTTAGAAGAGTAAGGGAATTCCATGAGAATCACCCGTCTCAGATGTTTTCTTTGAAATTGTTTAGTCAAAGAGAACGTGATCGAAGAGTTTATAATTATCCTTCGTGCGATGAAGTTGCTGCTTTGGTTGTTGGTGATTTTGATTCTTCTGATACTGGTCGTGATGTCATTGTTAAATCTGCAACTGGCCAACTTCAAAGAATATATGAGACACATGCTTTATACTGGCCATTGCAATATCCCTTGCTTTTTCCTTACGGGGAAGATGGTTATCAATTGGGTATTCCTTATCGAGATATTCAAGATATAAATGTTGCAGGGAGAAGGACTAGAGTATCCATGCGAGAATTTATCTGTTTTCGTTTGCAAATGAGAGAGGACGAGGATAGCATTATTCATAAGTCTAGAAGATTGTTCCAACAGTTTGTTGTTGATTCATTCTCTATGATTGAGTCACAAAGACTTTATGAAATCAGGAAAAAACAGAGTACAATTAGAGGAGAAGTCTTACAAGGTATTGAAGAAGCTATGCGACGCGGTGATACTGAAGCATCATCAATTGGTACTCGAGTGATTTTGCCTTCTTCCTTCACTGGTGGTAAACGTTACATGTTTAATAATTGCCAAGATGCTATGGCTATTTGTAAGCATTTTGGGTATCCAGATCTATTTCTTACCCTTACTTGCAATCCTAACTGGCCTGAGTTTCAAAGATATACTAATCGTGATCAAGTTCCAATTGCTGATCGGCCAGACATTGCTTGCCGAGTCTTTCATGTTAAGATGAAGTGTCTTCTTAATGATCTTAAGaatggtgttttttttttgtcctcTTAA
- the LOC112803643 gene encoding uncharacterized protein isoform X2, with the protein MMRLKVEDQGTFMASLVIGFLSKRKNIPLLQITSDLLLFILPMDDYLPSADLIGGSIILQDTPIINANFILSDDSEIYDPTVNSWNELRSPVDHPLFSQSEVQGCLDIGDPVYTCLYCGASFWLLERVEKQSRINQPLFTLCCFQEKIQLPYLQKAPDLLYNLIHGHDSKSLQFQKKIQYYNSMFAFTSLGGKVIDSVNDGTGPPQFIISGQNYHRIGSLLPQAGQVPKFAQLYIYDTEHELTHRERIFGQSSNIDRQLIIDLTQMIDQHNPIAQSFRRVREFHENHPSQMFSLKLFSQRERDRRVYNYPSCDEVAALVVGDFDSSDTGRDVIVKSATGQLQRIYETHALYWPLQYPLLFPYGEDGYQLGIPYRDIQDINVAGRRTRVSMREFICFRLQMREDEDSIIHKSRRLFQQFVVDSFSMIESQRLYEIRKKQSTIRGEVLQGIEEAMRRGDTEASSIGTRVILPSSFTGGKRYMFNNCQDAMAICKHFGYPDLFLTLTCNPNWPEFQRYTNRDQVPIADRPDIACRVFHVKMKCLLNDLKNGVFFLSS; encoded by the exons ATGATGAGGCTGAAAGTTGAAGACCAAG GTACTTTCATGGCCTCTCTGGTTATAGGTTTTCTTTCAAAAAGGAAAAACATTCCCCTTCTACAAATCACGTCAGATCTCCTGCTCTTCATTCTTCCGATGGATGATTATCTGCCTTCTGCAGATTTGATTG gggGATCAATTATTTTGCAAGATACTCCAATTATTAATGCCAATTTCATATTATCAG ATGACTCTGAAATATATGATCCTACTGTAAATTCTTGGAATGAGCTTCGGTCTCCTGTTGATCATCCACTTTTTTCACAAAGTGAAGTTCAAG GTTGTCTCGATATTGGTGACCCTGTGTATACTTGTCTATATTGTGGTGCGTCGTTTTGGTTACTAGAGCGGGTTGAAAAACAGTCAAGAATTAATCAGCCTCTTTTTACACTTTGTTGTTTTCAAGAAAAAATTCAATTACCGTATCTTCAGAAAGCTCcagatttattatataatttgattcaTGGTCATGATAGTAAGTCTTTACAGTTTCAGAAGAAAATTCAGTATTATAATAGTATGTTTGCTTTCACTTCTCTTGGTGGTAAAGTAATAGACTCAGTGAATGATGGAACTGGCCCACCACAATTCATCATAAGTGGTCAAAATTATCATAGGATTGGAAGTTTATTACCTCAGGCTGGTCAAGTTCCGAAATTTGCCCAATTATACATATATGACACAGAACATGAGTTAACGCATAGAGAAAGAATATTTGG gCAAAGTTCAAATATAGATAGACAGCTGATAATTGATTTGACCCAAATGATTGATCAACACAATCCCATAGCACAATCATTTAGAAGAGTAAGGGAATTCCATGAGAATCACCCGTCTCAGATGTTTTCTTTGAAATTGTTTAGTCAAAGAGAACGTGATCGAAGAGTTTATAATTATCCTTCGTGCGATGAAGTTGCTGCTTTGGTTGTTGGTGATTTTGATTCTTCTGATACTGGTCGTGATGTCATTGTTAAATCTGCAACTGGCCAACTTCAAAGAATATATGAGACACATGCTTTATACTGGCCATTGCAATATCCCTTGCTTTTTCCTTACGGGGAAGATGGTTATCAATTGGGTATTCCTTATCGAGATATTCAAGATATAAATGTTGCAGGGAGAAGGACTAGAGTATCCATGCGAGAATTTATCTGTTTTCGTTTGCAAATGAGAGAGGACGAGGATAGCATTATTCATAAGTCTAGAAGATTGTTCCAACAGTTTGTTGTTGATTCATTCTCTATGATTGAGTCACAAAGACTTTATGAAATCAGGAAAAAACAGAGTACAATTAGAGGAGAAGTCTTACAAGGTATTGAAGAAGCTATGCGACGCGGTGATACTGAAGCATCATCAATTGGTACTCGAGTGATTTTGCCTTCTTCCTTCACTGGTGGTAAACGTTACATGTTTAATAATTGCCAAGATGCTATGGCTATTTGTAAGCATTTTGGGTATCCAGATCTATTTCTTACCCTTACTTGCAATCCTAACTGGCCTGAGTTTCAAAGATATACTAATCGTGATCAAGTTCCAATTGCTGATCGGCCAGACATTGCTTGCCGAGTCTTTCATGTTAAGATGAAGTGTCTTCTTAATGATCTTAAGaatggtgttttttttttgtcctcTTAA
- the LOC112803643 gene encoding uncharacterized protein isoform X6 has translation MMRLKVEDQGGSIILQDTPIINANFILSDDSEIYDPTVNSWNELRSPVDHPLFSQSEVQGCLDIGDPVYTCLYCGASFWLLERVEKQSRINQPLFTLCCFQEKIQLPYLQKAPDLLYNLIHGHDSKSLQFQKKIQYYNSMFAFTSLGGKVIDSVNDGTGPPQFIISGQNYHRIGSLLPQAGQVPKFAQLYIYDTEHELTHRERIFGQSSNIDRQLIIDLTQMIDQHNPIAQSFRRVREFHENHPSQMFSLKLFSQRERDRRVYNYPSCDEVAALVVGDFDSSDTGRDVIVKSATGQLQRIYETHALYWPLQYPLLFPYGEDGYQLGIPYRDIQDINVAGRRTRVSMREFICFRLQMREDEDSIIHKSRRLFQQFVVDSFSMIESQRLYEIRKKQSTIRGEVLQGIEEAMRRGDTEASSIGTRVILPSSFTGGKRYMFNNCQDAMAICKHFGYPDLFLTLTCNPNWPEFQRYTNRDQVPIADRPDIACRVFHVKMKCLLNDLKNGVFFLSS, from the exons ATGATGAGGCTGAAAGTTGAAGACCAAG gggGATCAATTATTTTGCAAGATACTCCAATTATTAATGCCAATTTCATATTATCAG ATGACTCTGAAATATATGATCCTACTGTAAATTCTTGGAATGAGCTTCGGTCTCCTGTTGATCATCCACTTTTTTCACAAAGTGAAGTTCAAG GTTGTCTCGATATTGGTGACCCTGTGTATACTTGTCTATATTGTGGTGCGTCGTTTTGGTTACTAGAGCGGGTTGAAAAACAGTCAAGAATTAATCAGCCTCTTTTTACACTTTGTTGTTTTCAAGAAAAAATTCAATTACCGTATCTTCAGAAAGCTCcagatttattatataatttgattcaTGGTCATGATAGTAAGTCTTTACAGTTTCAGAAGAAAATTCAGTATTATAATAGTATGTTTGCTTTCACTTCTCTTGGTGGTAAAGTAATAGACTCAGTGAATGATGGAACTGGCCCACCACAATTCATCATAAGTGGTCAAAATTATCATAGGATTGGAAGTTTATTACCTCAGGCTGGTCAAGTTCCGAAATTTGCCCAATTATACATATATGACACAGAACATGAGTTAACGCATAGAGAAAGAATATTTGG gCAAAGTTCAAATATAGATAGACAGCTGATAATTGATTTGACCCAAATGATTGATCAACACAATCCCATAGCACAATCATTTAGAAGAGTAAGGGAATTCCATGAGAATCACCCGTCTCAGATGTTTTCTTTGAAATTGTTTAGTCAAAGAGAACGTGATCGAAGAGTTTATAATTATCCTTCGTGCGATGAAGTTGCTGCTTTGGTTGTTGGTGATTTTGATTCTTCTGATACTGGTCGTGATGTCATTGTTAAATCTGCAACTGGCCAACTTCAAAGAATATATGAGACACATGCTTTATACTGGCCATTGCAATATCCCTTGCTTTTTCCTTACGGGGAAGATGGTTATCAATTGGGTATTCCTTATCGAGATATTCAAGATATAAATGTTGCAGGGAGAAGGACTAGAGTATCCATGCGAGAATTTATCTGTTTTCGTTTGCAAATGAGAGAGGACGAGGATAGCATTATTCATAAGTCTAGAAGATTGTTCCAACAGTTTGTTGTTGATTCATTCTCTATGATTGAGTCACAAAGACTTTATGAAATCAGGAAAAAACAGAGTACAATTAGAGGAGAAGTCTTACAAGGTATTGAAGAAGCTATGCGACGCGGTGATACTGAAGCATCATCAATTGGTACTCGAGTGATTTTGCCTTCTTCCTTCACTGGTGGTAAACGTTACATGTTTAATAATTGCCAAGATGCTATGGCTATTTGTAAGCATTTTGGGTATCCAGATCTATTTCTTACCCTTACTTGCAATCCTAACTGGCCTGAGTTTCAAAGATATACTAATCGTGATCAAGTTCCAATTGCTGATCGGCCAGACATTGCTTGCCGAGTCTTTCATGTTAAGATGAAGTGTCTTCTTAATGATCTTAAGaatggtgttttttttttgtcctcTTAA
- the LOC112803643 gene encoding uncharacterized protein isoform X3, giving the protein MASLVIGFLSKRKNIPLLQITSDLLLFILPMDDYLPSADLIGGSIILQDTPIINANFILSDDSEIYDPTVNSWNELRSPVDHPLFSQSEVQGCLDIGDPVYTCLYCGASFWLLERVEKQSRINQPLFTLCCFQEKIQLPYLQKAPDLLYNLIHGHDSKSLQFQKKIQYYNSMFAFTSLGGKVIDSVNDGTGPPQFIISGQNYHRIGSLLPQAGQVPKFAQLYIYDTEHELTHRERIFGQSSNIDRQLIIDLTQMIDQHNPIAQSFRRVREFHENHPSQMFSLKLFSQRERDRRVYNYPSCDEVAALVVGDFDSSDTGRDVIVKSATGQLQRIYETHALYWPLQYPLLFPYGEDGYQLGIPYRDIQDINVAGRRTRVSMREFICFRLQMREDEDSIIHKSRRLFQQFVVDSFSMIESQRLYEIRKKQSTIRGEVLQGIEEAMRRGDTEASSIGTRVILPSSFTGGKRYMFNNCQDAMAICKHFGYPDLFLTLTCNPNWPEFQRYTNRDQVPIADRPDIACRVFHVKMKCLLNDLKNGVFFLSS; this is encoded by the exons ATGGCCTCTCTGGTTATAGGTTTTCTTTCAAAAAGGAAAAACATTCCCCTTCTACAAATCACGTCAGATCTCCTGCTCTTCATTCTTCCGATGGATGATTATCTGCCTTCTGCAGATTTGATTG gggGATCAATTATTTTGCAAGATACTCCAATTATTAATGCCAATTTCATATTATCAG ATGACTCTGAAATATATGATCCTACTGTAAATTCTTGGAATGAGCTTCGGTCTCCTGTTGATCATCCACTTTTTTCACAAAGTGAAGTTCAAG GTTGTCTCGATATTGGTGACCCTGTGTATACTTGTCTATATTGTGGTGCGTCGTTTTGGTTACTAGAGCGGGTTGAAAAACAGTCAAGAATTAATCAGCCTCTTTTTACACTTTGTTGTTTTCAAGAAAAAATTCAATTACCGTATCTTCAGAAAGCTCcagatttattatataatttgattcaTGGTCATGATAGTAAGTCTTTACAGTTTCAGAAGAAAATTCAGTATTATAATAGTATGTTTGCTTTCACTTCTCTTGGTGGTAAAGTAATAGACTCAGTGAATGATGGAACTGGCCCACCACAATTCATCATAAGTGGTCAAAATTATCATAGGATTGGAAGTTTATTACCTCAGGCTGGTCAAGTTCCGAAATTTGCCCAATTATACATATATGACACAGAACATGAGTTAACGCATAGAGAAAGAATATTTGG gCAAAGTTCAAATATAGATAGACAGCTGATAATTGATTTGACCCAAATGATTGATCAACACAATCCCATAGCACAATCATTTAGAAGAGTAAGGGAATTCCATGAGAATCACCCGTCTCAGATGTTTTCTTTGAAATTGTTTAGTCAAAGAGAACGTGATCGAAGAGTTTATAATTATCCTTCGTGCGATGAAGTTGCTGCTTTGGTTGTTGGTGATTTTGATTCTTCTGATACTGGTCGTGATGTCATTGTTAAATCTGCAACTGGCCAACTTCAAAGAATATATGAGACACATGCTTTATACTGGCCATTGCAATATCCCTTGCTTTTTCCTTACGGGGAAGATGGTTATCAATTGGGTATTCCTTATCGAGATATTCAAGATATAAATGTTGCAGGGAGAAGGACTAGAGTATCCATGCGAGAATTTATCTGTTTTCGTTTGCAAATGAGAGAGGACGAGGATAGCATTATTCATAAGTCTAGAAGATTGTTCCAACAGTTTGTTGTTGATTCATTCTCTATGATTGAGTCACAAAGACTTTATGAAATCAGGAAAAAACAGAGTACAATTAGAGGAGAAGTCTTACAAGGTATTGAAGAAGCTATGCGACGCGGTGATACTGAAGCATCATCAATTGGTACTCGAGTGATTTTGCCTTCTTCCTTCACTGGTGGTAAACGTTACATGTTTAATAATTGCCAAGATGCTATGGCTATTTGTAAGCATTTTGGGTATCCAGATCTATTTCTTACCCTTACTTGCAATCCTAACTGGCCTGAGTTTCAAAGATATACTAATCGTGATCAAGTTCCAATTGCTGATCGGCCAGACATTGCTTGCCGAGTCTTTCATGTTAAGATGAAGTGTCTTCTTAATGATCTTAAGaatggtgttttttttttgtcctcTTAA
- the LOC112803643 gene encoding uncharacterized protein isoform X7 — MMRLKVEDQGGSIILQDTPIINANFILSGCLDIGDPVYTCLYCGASFWLLERVEKQSRINQPLFTLCCFQEKIQLPYLQKAPDLLYNLIHGHDSKSLQFQKKIQYYNSMFAFTSLGGKVIDSVNDGTGPPQFIISGQNYHRIGSLLPQAGQVPKFAQLYIYDTEHELTHRERIFGQSSNIDRQLIIDLTQMIDQHNPIAQSFRRVREFHENHPSQMFSLKLFSQRERDRRVYNYPSCDEVAALVVGDFDSSDTGRDVIVKSATGQLQRIYETHALYWPLQYPLLFPYGEDGYQLGIPYRDIQDINVAGRRTRVSMREFICFRLQMREDEDSIIHKSRRLFQQFVVDSFSMIESQRLYEIRKKQSTIRGEVLQGIEEAMRRGDTEASSIGTRVILPSSFTGGKRYMFNNCQDAMAICKHFGYPDLFLTLTCNPNWPEFQRYTNRDQVPIADRPDIACRVFHVKMKCLLNDLKNGVFFLSS; from the exons ATGATGAGGCTGAAAGTTGAAGACCAAG gggGATCAATTATTTTGCAAGATACTCCAATTATTAATGCCAATTTCATATTATCAG GTTGTCTCGATATTGGTGACCCTGTGTATACTTGTCTATATTGTGGTGCGTCGTTTTGGTTACTAGAGCGGGTTGAAAAACAGTCAAGAATTAATCAGCCTCTTTTTACACTTTGTTGTTTTCAAGAAAAAATTCAATTACCGTATCTTCAGAAAGCTCcagatttattatataatttgattcaTGGTCATGATAGTAAGTCTTTACAGTTTCAGAAGAAAATTCAGTATTATAATAGTATGTTTGCTTTCACTTCTCTTGGTGGTAAAGTAATAGACTCAGTGAATGATGGAACTGGCCCACCACAATTCATCATAAGTGGTCAAAATTATCATAGGATTGGAAGTTTATTACCTCAGGCTGGTCAAGTTCCGAAATTTGCCCAATTATACATATATGACACAGAACATGAGTTAACGCATAGAGAAAGAATATTTGG gCAAAGTTCAAATATAGATAGACAGCTGATAATTGATTTGACCCAAATGATTGATCAACACAATCCCATAGCACAATCATTTAGAAGAGTAAGGGAATTCCATGAGAATCACCCGTCTCAGATGTTTTCTTTGAAATTGTTTAGTCAAAGAGAACGTGATCGAAGAGTTTATAATTATCCTTCGTGCGATGAAGTTGCTGCTTTGGTTGTTGGTGATTTTGATTCTTCTGATACTGGTCGTGATGTCATTGTTAAATCTGCAACTGGCCAACTTCAAAGAATATATGAGACACATGCTTTATACTGGCCATTGCAATATCCCTTGCTTTTTCCTTACGGGGAAGATGGTTATCAATTGGGTATTCCTTATCGAGATATTCAAGATATAAATGTTGCAGGGAGAAGGACTAGAGTATCCATGCGAGAATTTATCTGTTTTCGTTTGCAAATGAGAGAGGACGAGGATAGCATTATTCATAAGTCTAGAAGATTGTTCCAACAGTTTGTTGTTGATTCATTCTCTATGATTGAGTCACAAAGACTTTATGAAATCAGGAAAAAACAGAGTACAATTAGAGGAGAAGTCTTACAAGGTATTGAAGAAGCTATGCGACGCGGTGATACTGAAGCATCATCAATTGGTACTCGAGTGATTTTGCCTTCTTCCTTCACTGGTGGTAAACGTTACATGTTTAATAATTGCCAAGATGCTATGGCTATTTGTAAGCATTTTGGGTATCCAGATCTATTTCTTACCCTTACTTGCAATCCTAACTGGCCTGAGTTTCAAAGATATACTAATCGTGATCAAGTTCCAATTGCTGATCGGCCAGACATTGCTTGCCGAGTCTTTCATGTTAAGATGAAGTGTCTTCTTAATGATCTTAAGaatggtgttttttttttgtcctcTTAA
- the LOC112803643 gene encoding uncharacterized protein isoform X1, producing MMRLKVEDQAGTFMASLVIGFLSKRKNIPLLQITSDLLLFILPMDDYLPSADLIGGSIILQDTPIINANFILSDDSEIYDPTVNSWNELRSPVDHPLFSQSEVQGCLDIGDPVYTCLYCGASFWLLERVEKQSRINQPLFTLCCFQEKIQLPYLQKAPDLLYNLIHGHDSKSLQFQKKIQYYNSMFAFTSLGGKVIDSVNDGTGPPQFIISGQNYHRIGSLLPQAGQVPKFAQLYIYDTEHELTHRERIFGQSSNIDRQLIIDLTQMIDQHNPIAQSFRRVREFHENHPSQMFSLKLFSQRERDRRVYNYPSCDEVAALVVGDFDSSDTGRDVIVKSATGQLQRIYETHALYWPLQYPLLFPYGEDGYQLGIPYRDIQDINVAGRRTRVSMREFICFRLQMREDEDSIIHKSRRLFQQFVVDSFSMIESQRLYEIRKKQSTIRGEVLQGIEEAMRRGDTEASSIGTRVILPSSFTGGKRYMFNNCQDAMAICKHFGYPDLFLTLTCNPNWPEFQRYTNRDQVPIADRPDIACRVFHVKMKCLLNDLKNGVFFLSS from the exons ATGATGAGGCTGAAAGTTGAAGACCAAG CAGGTACTTTCATGGCCTCTCTGGTTATAGGTTTTCTTTCAAAAAGGAAAAACATTCCCCTTCTACAAATCACGTCAGATCTCCTGCTCTTCATTCTTCCGATGGATGATTATCTGCCTTCTGCAGATTTGATTG gggGATCAATTATTTTGCAAGATACTCCAATTATTAATGCCAATTTCATATTATCAG ATGACTCTGAAATATATGATCCTACTGTAAATTCTTGGAATGAGCTTCGGTCTCCTGTTGATCATCCACTTTTTTCACAAAGTGAAGTTCAAG GTTGTCTCGATATTGGTGACCCTGTGTATACTTGTCTATATTGTGGTGCGTCGTTTTGGTTACTAGAGCGGGTTGAAAAACAGTCAAGAATTAATCAGCCTCTTTTTACACTTTGTTGTTTTCAAGAAAAAATTCAATTACCGTATCTTCAGAAAGCTCcagatttattatataatttgattcaTGGTCATGATAGTAAGTCTTTACAGTTTCAGAAGAAAATTCAGTATTATAATAGTATGTTTGCTTTCACTTCTCTTGGTGGTAAAGTAATAGACTCAGTGAATGATGGAACTGGCCCACCACAATTCATCATAAGTGGTCAAAATTATCATAGGATTGGAAGTTTATTACCTCAGGCTGGTCAAGTTCCGAAATTTGCCCAATTATACATATATGACACAGAACATGAGTTAACGCATAGAGAAAGAATATTTGG gCAAAGTTCAAATATAGATAGACAGCTGATAATTGATTTGACCCAAATGATTGATCAACACAATCCCATAGCACAATCATTTAGAAGAGTAAGGGAATTCCATGAGAATCACCCGTCTCAGATGTTTTCTTTGAAATTGTTTAGTCAAAGAGAACGTGATCGAAGAGTTTATAATTATCCTTCGTGCGATGAAGTTGCTGCTTTGGTTGTTGGTGATTTTGATTCTTCTGATACTGGTCGTGATGTCATTGTTAAATCTGCAACTGGCCAACTTCAAAGAATATATGAGACACATGCTTTATACTGGCCATTGCAATATCCCTTGCTTTTTCCTTACGGGGAAGATGGTTATCAATTGGGTATTCCTTATCGAGATATTCAAGATATAAATGTTGCAGGGAGAAGGACTAGAGTATCCATGCGAGAATTTATCTGTTTTCGTTTGCAAATGAGAGAGGACGAGGATAGCATTATTCATAAGTCTAGAAGATTGTTCCAACAGTTTGTTGTTGATTCATTCTCTATGATTGAGTCACAAAGACTTTATGAAATCAGGAAAAAACAGAGTACAATTAGAGGAGAAGTCTTACAAGGTATTGAAGAAGCTATGCGACGCGGTGATACTGAAGCATCATCAATTGGTACTCGAGTGATTTTGCCTTCTTCCTTCACTGGTGGTAAACGTTACATGTTTAATAATTGCCAAGATGCTATGGCTATTTGTAAGCATTTTGGGTATCCAGATCTATTTCTTACCCTTACTTGCAATCCTAACTGGCCTGAGTTTCAAAGATATACTAATCGTGATCAAGTTCCAATTGCTGATCGGCCAGACATTGCTTGCCGAGTCTTTCATGTTAAGATGAAGTGTCTTCTTAATGATCTTAAGaatggtgttttttttttgtcctcTTAA